The following proteins come from a genomic window of Dreissena polymorpha isolate Duluth1 chromosome 1, UMN_Dpol_1.0, whole genome shotgun sequence:
- the LOC127835958 gene encoding uncharacterized protein LOC127835958, with protein MSGWVLSYIVETVQTISNWSCNDTSLYSSMSLIVMKANNLIAFSDFDFIGFLCLHLTKLTDVSYRYYIYSPIQHGLEGSARATMINASFMVTDTFTQICHSGLARANVSESGVWIKAGSASSAAVLCPYSLLARYTFKYTKTDVCNENDVGAINICDVKTQMEANTTCGVLYPLYAGSSTSRCVDVVVSSSSTYVTLHNDVTSSNTFTYSCVAISSDGKSMSVTPNYCKKGQTPTAVPVRNDFHEEGSVLALTIDGCKPTSPCRK; from the exons ATGAGCGGCTGGGTCCTGTCATACATAGTGGAAACAGTGCAGACCATATCTAACTGGAGCTGTAACGACACCAGCCTCTATTCATCAATGAGTCTCATCGTGATGAA gGCAAACAATTTAATTGCCTTCTCAGACTTTGACTTTATTGGCTTCCTCTGCCTGCACCTGACAAAGCTCACGGACGTGTCCTACCGCTACTACATATATTCAC CTATTCAACATGGGCTCGAGGGAAGCGCGCGTGCGACCATGATAAATGCTTCCTTTATGGTGACCGATACGTTCACCCAGATTTGCCATTCTGGATTGGCACGAGCTAACGTGTCGGAGTCCGGTGTCTGGATAAAGGCCG GAAGTGCAAGCAGCGCCGCCGTCCTTTGTCCATACAGCCTTCTGGCAAGGTACACTTTCAAATACACAAAGACTGACGTTTGTAACGAAAATGACGTCGGTGCAATCAACATATGTGACGTCAAAACGCAGATGGAGGCAAATACGACGTGTGGCGTTCTATATCCGTTATATGCAG GCTCTTCCACGAGCCGCTGTGTAGATGTTGTTGTTTCCAGTTCAAGCACGTACGTCACACTGCATAATGACGTTACATCCAGCAATACGTTCACTTACTCGTGTGTG GCGATCAGTTCAGACGGCAAGTCGATGTCTGTGACGCCCAACTACTGTAAGAAGGGCCAGACCCCCACCGCTGTTCCGGTTAGAAATGATTTTCATGAGGAGGGGAGTGTCCTGGCTCTCACTATTGATGGATGTAAGCCGACGT